A window of the Mesoplasma florum L1 genome harbors these coding sequences:
- the deoC gene encoding deoxyribose-phosphate aldolase produces MKKLKIMKLNNYIDATLLKPDATLIEINKFVDLCIIKNVRCICVHISRIAVVKEIIKNTKISISGTVSFPFGNATTKLKINEIKECLKLGANEIDFVANIGNIKDHDWEKVNSEFQKIRNSFKDIIIKVIFETCLLTEEEIIKCCQIAVKNKLDFVKTSTGYSKMGATIEHVKLMKKIVNNECKVKASGGIKTKNFALELVEAGAERIGTSSISEVLN; encoded by the coding sequence TTGAAAAAATTAAAAATTATGAAATTAAATAATTATATAGATGCAACTCTTTTAAAACCTGATGCAACTTTAATTGAAATTAATAAGTTTGTTGATTTATGTATAATTAAAAATGTTAGATGTATTTGCGTTCATATTTCAAGGATAGCAGTCGTTAAAGAAATAATTAAGAATACTAAAATTAGCATATCTGGAACAGTTTCCTTTCCTTTTGGAAATGCAACAACTAAATTAAAAATTAATGAAATAAAAGAATGCTTAAAATTAGGTGCAAATGAAATTGATTTTGTTGCAAATATTGGGAATATTAAAGATCATGATTGAGAAAAAGTAAATAGTGAATTTCAAAAAATAAGAAATTCTTTTAAAGACATAATTATTAAAGTAATTTTTGAAACTTGCCTTTTGACAGAAGAAGAAATTATTAAATGCTGTCAGATTGCGGTTAAAAATAAATTAGATTTTGTTAAGACATCAACAGGGTATTCTAAAATGGGAGCAACTATAGAACATGTAAAATTAATGAAAAAAATTGTAAATAATGAATGTAAGGTTAAAGCTTCTGGTGGTATCAAAACAAAAAACTTTGCTTTAGAATTGGTTGAAGCAGGAGCAGAAAGAATTGGAACAAGTTCAATATCAGAAGTATTAAACTAA
- a CDS encoding MurR/RpiR family transcriptional regulator, producing MSKNLTFAEMSALDQINKNINFFVSNNLQNLSKNYNVGEATLVRLVKKRGFSSLKEMQISYAKKIDIENLFGNSDNNQNTKIINDVANFEVFSIIQTSECINIKDINKTAELLINSNKRLFFGIENSQLSATFLANNLQKIGLNCSVYQSVHGAITELNFLNKEDSIILIFSSSGETKECIEVAKIAHEMNLRYIWIGSEFASKKSEYLQMANIKIFHSYHKNEILRFPNISSSSGQLFISNLLFNIVINNKDGTSDILTKSNTMVKGWNS from the coding sequence ATGAGTAAAAATCTTACTTTTGCTGAAATGTCAGCACTTGATCAAATAAATAAAAACATTAACTTCTTTGTTTCTAATAATTTACAAAATTTATCTAAAAATTATAACGTTGGTGAAGCTACTCTAGTTAGATTAGTTAAGAAAAGAGGTTTTTCTTCTCTTAAAGAAATGCAAATAAGTTATGCAAAGAAAATTGATATTGAGAATTTATTTGGTAATAGTGATAATAATCAAAATACTAAAATTATAAATGATGTAGCAAATTTTGAAGTTTTTTCAATTATACAAACAAGCGAATGTATAAATATTAAAGATATCAATAAAACTGCAGAGCTACTTATAAATTCAAATAAAAGACTTTTTTTCGGAATTGAGAATAGTCAATTATCTGCAACATTTCTTGCAAACAATTTGCAAAAAATAGGTTTAAATTGTTCAGTTTATCAATCTGTTCACGGAGCAATCACAGAACTTAACTTTTTAAATAAGGAAGATTCTATAATATTAATCTTTAGTTCTAGTGGTGAAACTAAAGAGTGCATTGAAGTAGCTAAAATAGCACATGAAATGAATTTAAGGTACATCTGAATTGGATCAGAGTTCGCTTCAAAAAAATCAGAATATTTACAAATGGCAAATATTAAAATTTTTCACTCATATCATAAAAATGAAATATTAAGATTTCCTAATATTTCATCTTCTAGTGGCCAACTTTTTATTTCAAACTTACTTTTTAATATTGTTATAAATAATAAAGATGGAACTTCAGATATTTTAACTAAGTCTAATACAATGGTTAAGGGTTGAAACTCTTAA
- a CDS encoding thymidine kinase, producing the protein MIPNRDTIEQKQLGWVELITGCMFAGKTEEFIKRLRRHAFAKRNVIAFKPVIDTRYAVNEVASHAGTLLPSIPVNSTAELKEKLEAKILEKKVDVVGIDEIQFFDEAIVDYIEELADRGIIVIVTGLDKDFRSQPFKNVDRILPLAEMVDKLTAICQKCGNFANRTQRIIDGKPADWNSPLILVDGNDSYEARCRNCYQIEKG; encoded by the coding sequence ATGATACCTAACAGAGATACAATTGAACAAAAACAGTTAGGTTGAGTAGAATTAATAACTGGATGTATGTTTGCTGGTAAAACAGAAGAGTTTATCAAAAGATTACGTAGACATGCTTTTGCCAAAAGAAATGTAATAGCATTTAAACCAGTCATAGATACAAGATATGCTGTTAATGAGGTTGCTTCGCATGCAGGAACTTTATTACCATCAATTCCTGTAAATTCAACAGCTGAATTAAAAGAAAAACTAGAAGCAAAAATATTAGAAAAAAAAGTAGATGTAGTTGGTATTGATGAAATTCAATTTTTTGATGAAGCTATTGTTGATTACATTGAAGAATTAGCTGACAGAGGAATAATAGTAATAGTTACAGGTTTAGATAAAGACTTTAGAAGTCAACCATTTAAAAATGTTGACAGAATACTTCCACTAGCTGAAATGGTAGATAAATTAACAGCCATTTGCCAAAAATGTGGAAACTTTGCAAATAGAACGCAAAGAATAATTGATGGCAAACCAGCTGATTGAAATTCACCATTAATACTAGTTGATGGTAATGATAGTTACGAAGCTAGATGTAGAAATTGCTACCAAATAGAAAAGGGGTAA
- a CDS encoding ribulose-phosphate 3-epimerase: protein MNNKKVAVSIYVFNFLEIGKKIDELIEAGMEWIHVDIMDGNFVNNYALCQKFCKDIKDKYPKIKVDAHMMCSNSEKYIESFAEAGCDYFIFHYETLTDKNPITVNNIINKIKSYNMKPIIALNPETSFEHIKTYCDDLYAVMCMNILPGFNGQKIIESSYSKINIINKYRKENNKVFKIMTDGGLREDTYKEILDAGADIVVVGAFVNVENNKLKGQFEKIKNYEIK from the coding sequence ATGAATAATAAAAAAGTAGCCGTAAGCATTTATGTATTTAATTTTCTAGAAATAGGAAAAAAAATAGATGAATTAATAGAAGCAGGCATGGAATGAATTCATGTAGACATAATGGACGGAAATTTTGTTAATAATTATGCTTTATGCCAAAAATTTTGTAAAGATATCAAAGACAAATATCCTAAAATAAAAGTAGACGCGCATATGATGTGCTCAAATAGCGAAAAATATATTGAGTCATTTGCTGAGGCGGGATGTGACTACTTTATATTCCATTATGAAACATTAACAGATAAAAACCCAATAACTGTTAATAATATAATAAATAAAATTAAAAGCTATAATATGAAACCTATAATTGCTTTAAATCCAGAAACTAGTTTTGAGCATATCAAAACTTATTGTGATGATCTTTATGCAGTAATGTGTATGAATATACTTCCTGGATTTAATGGGCAAAAAATTATAGAATCTTCGTATTCTAAAATTAATATAATAAATAAATATAGAAAAGAAAATAATAAAGTATTTAAAATTATGACTGATGGTGGATTAAGAGAAGACACATATAAAGAAATCTTAGATGCAGGAGCTGACATTGTTGTGGTAGGAGCTTTTGTAAACGTAGAAAATAATAAATTAAAAGGGCAATTTGAAAAAATTAAAAATTATGAAATTAAATAA
- a CDS encoding DHH family phosphoesterase produces the protein MKETNYKLLIKKIKKYKNIIILKHIRPDWDAQGSSMGLAYLIQENFPGKTIVVPGDRLDDNKDFLKSKISNDFIKSALVITVDTATKSRLDFDKYDIAVETFKIDHHVNIDPYAKNEIVKETAMACTEVITLWADAMKLKWNANAASNLYKGLVTDSGRFLFPNTSFKTFNAAKILLENGANLKAVHDSLFVSDLKRKQYANFAFSKLQLSKKGVGHITITKEDQKPWKYSYEEIKSALGTMSGIDEIKIWVLVIELDEEIKVSIRSRDFEIDKVANKYDGGGHKLASGCKLNTLSDISKLVKDLDAVITKGNK, from the coding sequence ATGAAAGAAACAAATTACAAATTATTAATTAAAAAAATTAAAAAATACAAAAATATTATTATTTTAAAACATATAAGACCTGATTGAGATGCACAAGGTAGCTCAATGGGTTTAGCGTACCTAATTCAAGAAAATTTCCCAGGTAAAACAATAGTTGTTCCTGGTGATAGACTTGATGATAACAAAGACTTTTTAAAAAGTAAAATATCAAATGATTTTATTAAATCAGCATTAGTTATCACAGTTGACACTGCAACAAAATCAAGATTAGATTTTGATAAATATGATATTGCAGTTGAAACATTTAAAATTGATCACCATGTTAATATTGATCCATATGCAAAAAATGAAATTGTCAAAGAAACAGCAATGGCATGTACTGAAGTTATAACTTTATGAGCAGATGCTATGAAACTAAAATGAAATGCAAATGCAGCGTCAAATCTTTACAAAGGTTTAGTTACAGATAGTGGAAGATTTTTATTTCCAAATACAAGCTTTAAAACTTTTAATGCAGCTAAAATTCTTTTAGAAAATGGTGCAAATTTAAAAGCAGTACATGATTCACTTTTTGTTTCAGATTTAAAAAGAAAACAATATGCAAACTTTGCATTTTCAAAATTACAATTATCTAAAAAAGGTGTTGGTCATATTACAATTACAAAAGAAGACCAAAAACCTTGAAAATACTCATATGAAGAAATTAAATCAGCATTAGGGACTATGAGTGGTATTGATGAAATAAAAATTTGAGTTTTAGTTATTGAATTAGATGAAGAAATTAAAGTTTCAATTAGAAGTAGAGATTTTGAAATTGATAAAGTAGCTAATAAGTATGATGGTGGTGGACATAAATTAGCAAGTGGATGTAAGTTAAATACACTATCTGATATATCAAAACTTGTTAAAGACTTAGACGCTGTTATAACAAAAGGAAACAAATAG
- the prfA gene encoding peptide chain release factor 1, giving the protein MNPKTYEALETMQKRVDQIDKDLQSEEIVSDVKKMLELNKERANLIEVVEKFIEYKTIIQSIADAKEILGNEKDAEMIELAKMELSENEDAVEPIVAIIEELLLPKDPNDDKNVIVEIRGAAGGDEANIFAGDLLRMYKLYAETQNWKITMLDANSSEAGGFSQVSFMVKGDRVYSKLKFESGAHRVQRVPKTEAKGRIQTSTATVAVLPEMSDVEIEIKNSDLRIDTYRSSGAGGQHVNTTDSAVRITHIPTGVVAASQDGRSQHDNKDIAMTMLRARIYEAELEKQQAEADATRKNAVGTGARSEKIRTYNYPQNRVTDHRVGLTLNKLDQVMEGKIDDFIIALVNDEQRQKVEAQLQDNE; this is encoded by the coding sequence ATGAATCCAAAAACTTATGAAGCATTGGAAACAATGCAAAAAAGGGTTGATCAAATAGATAAAGATTTACAATCAGAAGAAATTGTTTCAGATGTTAAAAAAATGTTAGAACTTAACAAAGAAAGAGCAAATTTAATCGAAGTTGTAGAAAAATTTATTGAATATAAGACGATAATTCAATCAATTGCTGATGCTAAAGAAATATTAGGTAATGAAAAAGATGCTGAAATGATTGAACTAGCTAAAATGGAATTATCAGAAAATGAAGATGCTGTTGAACCAATTGTCGCAATTATTGAGGAATTGCTTTTACCAAAAGACCCCAACGATGACAAAAACGTTATTGTAGAAATTAGAGGTGCAGCAGGAGGAGATGAAGCAAATATATTTGCTGGTGATTTACTAAGAATGTATAAACTATATGCTGAAACTCAAAATTGAAAAATTACAATGCTTGATGCAAACTCTTCAGAAGCTGGTGGCTTCTCACAAGTTTCTTTTATGGTTAAAGGTGACCGAGTTTATTCAAAATTAAAATTTGAATCTGGAGCCCACAGAGTACAAAGAGTACCAAAAACTGAAGCTAAAGGTAGAATTCAAACTTCTACTGCTACAGTTGCTGTTTTACCTGAAATGAGTGATGTTGAAATTGAAATCAAAAACAGTGATTTAAGAATTGATACGTATAGATCATCTGGAGCTGGTGGTCAGCACGTTAACACAACAGATTCAGCTGTTCGTATTACTCATATACCAACTGGTGTTGTTGCAGCTTCTCAAGATGGAAGAAGTCAACATGATAACAAAGATATAGCTATGACAATGCTAAGAGCAAGAATATATGAAGCAGAATTAGAGAAACAACAAGCAGAAGCTGATGCAACACGTAAGAACGCTGTTGGTACAGGAGCTAGAAGTGAAAAAATAAGAACATACAATTATCCACAAAATCGTGTAACTGATCATAGAGTAGGTTTAACACTAAACAAACTGGATCAAGTTATGGAAGGAAAAATTGATGATTTTATTATTGCCTTAGTTAATGATGAACAACGTCAGAAAGTTGAAGCACAATTACAAGATAATGAATAA
- the rbsK gene encoding ribokinase has protein sequence MKKILTMGSIGVDHVFNVDKLPNKGQSIISKNFNIFFGGKGANQAVAAAKLGADVKYIGHVGNDDAGLHAIENLVKNKIDASYIKKINNINTQVANIIVDDKGDNLLIVDTGANFTFLKDEINEYKELIDHSDILLTQLETNLEFVEDFINYGHSKNKLIILNPGPAKVISNKIIEKCDFITPNESEICILLGKEYTENYELLKKYAYELWDINKKNVIVTLGENGSIWIDEKGELHKFEAYKVKAVDATACGDTFMGGISAYLAQDKTIEEAIKFATAAASLAVTKMGAQSSLPELKEVHEFIKKNG, from the coding sequence ATGAAAAAAATACTAACTATGGGATCTATCGGTGTTGACCATGTATTTAATGTAGATAAATTGCCAAATAAAGGGCAAAGCATTATTTCAAAAAACTTTAATATATTTTTTGGAGGAAAAGGCGCAAATCAAGCTGTTGCAGCAGCCAAATTAGGTGCGGATGTTAAATATATAGGACACGTAGGAAATGATGATGCAGGTTTACATGCAATTGAAAATTTAGTAAAAAATAAAATTGATGCATCATATATTAAAAAAATTAATAATATAAATACACAAGTAGCTAATATTATTGTTGATGATAAAGGTGATAATTTACTAATTGTTGATACAGGTGCTAACTTTACATTTTTAAAAGATGAAATTAATGAATATAAAGAGCTTATTGACCATTCAGATATTTTGCTTACCCAGCTAGAAACAAATTTAGAATTTGTAGAAGATTTTATTAATTATGGACATTCTAAAAATAAATTAATTATTTTAAACCCAGGTCCAGCAAAAGTAATTTCAAATAAAATTATTGAAAAATGTGATTTTATTACACCTAATGAATCAGAAATATGTATTTTATTAGGTAAAGAATACACTGAAAACTATGAGTTATTGAAAAAGTATGCATATGAATTATGAGACATCAATAAAAAAAATGTTATTGTCACTCTTGGAGAAAATGGTTCTATTTGAATTGATGAAAAAGGTGAACTGCACAAGTTTGAAGCATATAAAGTAAAAGCTGTTGATGCAACGGCTTGCGGAGATACTTTTATGGGTGGGATATCTGCATACTTAGCTCAAGATAAAACTATTGAAGAAGCAATTAAATTTGCCACTGCAGCAGCTTCATTAGCAGTAACAAAAATGGGAGCGCAATCTTCATTACCTGAACTTAAAGAAGTTCATGAATTTATTAAAAAAAATGGTTAA
- a CDS encoding PTS ascorbate transporter subunit IIC, translated as MNEFIFFIKGFFGAPAVLIGLFALFGSLLQRKKFTEVLVSTLKAAVGYLILSGGIGLLVSTLDDFTTAFNELFGLQGVMPNSDALAGAIMEAIPEIATIAALMMFISIVLNIIFAKFSRFKYIFLTGHHTLFICVAVSTIFHFSGMSLSTDVWYFLIVGSAIVSLYMLLSPALTKKYMNHLTGDDKLYIGHANVMGFAIAGGIGGLVGKLKKGNVKSTEEIKFPKWLSVFSNSTVSVAVMMLMLFGVTYASLWGVAGKEQMVALGIIGENDSILVKIILDALIFTAGVEILIFGITTMINELIPALEGISKKLIPGAKMAVDCSVALSYSPTAVLIGFVSSFTGGIIGLLISIGLNLAAPAAIPAVIIPGIIAHFFTGGVSGTFGNIKGGILGAILGAFVNGIILTIVPLMFILMQSQLGWIFDSNGVLQWAESDYLIFNILGWILNAEWTKWLIMAIVFVGIGGLLVDGHFWIKKDKIKRPELYVKQKTTKKSTIKEEKSN; from the coding sequence ATGAATGAATTCATATTTTTTATAAAAGGTTTTTTTGGTGCACCTGCTGTCCTAATTGGGTTGTTTGCACTATTTGGATCGTTACTACAAAGAAAAAAATTCACAGAGGTTTTAGTTTCAACATTAAAAGCTGCTGTTGGATACTTAATTCTTTCTGGTGGTATCGGTCTATTGGTATCTACACTTGATGATTTTACAACAGCTTTTAACGAGTTATTTGGATTGCAAGGTGTGATGCCAAACTCTGATGCGCTAGCAGGAGCTATTATGGAAGCAATTCCTGAAATAGCAACAATTGCAGCGTTGATGATGTTTATTTCTATAGTTTTAAATATTATATTTGCTAAATTTTCAAGATTTAAATATATATTTTTAACAGGTCACCATACATTATTTATTTGTGTAGCAGTTTCAACAATATTCCACTTTTCAGGAATGTCTTTATCAACTGATGTTTGATATTTCTTAATAGTTGGATCAGCTATTGTTTCATTGTATATGCTTCTAAGTCCGGCATTAACAAAAAAATATATGAATCACTTAACAGGTGATGACAAACTTTACATCGGCCATGCTAATGTTATGGGATTTGCAATTGCAGGAGGAATTGGTGGACTTGTAGGAAAACTAAAAAAAGGAAATGTTAAATCAACTGAAGAAATTAAATTCCCTAAATGATTAAGTGTATTTTCAAATTCTACAGTTTCAGTAGCAGTTATGATGTTGATGCTATTTGGCGTAACATATGCAAGTTTATGAGGTGTAGCTGGAAAAGAACAAATGGTTGCTTTAGGAATTATTGGTGAGAATGATTCAATACTTGTAAAAATTATTCTTGATGCGTTAATATTCACAGCTGGTGTTGAAATTTTAATTTTTGGAATTACAACTATGATTAATGAATTAATTCCTGCTTTAGAAGGAATTAGTAAAAAATTAATCCCTGGAGCAAAAATGGCTGTTGATTGTAGTGTTGCTTTATCATATTCACCAACAGCTGTTTTAATTGGTTTCGTATCAAGTTTTACAGGTGGTATTATTGGATTATTAATTTCAATTGGACTTAACTTAGCAGCGCCAGCAGCAATTCCTGCAGTAATAATTCCAGGAATAATTGCTCACTTTTTCACAGGAGGAGTAAGCGGTACATTTGGAAACATAAAAGGTGGTATTTTAGGTGCAATTTTAGGTGCTTTTGTTAATGGAATAATATTAACAATTGTTCCGTTAATGTTTATTCTAATGCAATCACAATTAGGTTGAATATTCGATTCTAATGGTGTTTTACAATGAGCAGAATCTGATTACTTAATATTTAATATATTAGGTTGAATATTAAATGCAGAATGAACAAAATGATTAATCATGGCAATTGTTTTTGTTGGAATTGGCGGATTATTAGTAGATGGGCACTTTTGAATTAAAAAAGATAAAATTAAAAGACCAGAATTATATGTAAAACAAAAAACAACTAAAAAATCAACAATTAAAGAAGAAAAATCAAATTAG
- the rpmE gene encoding 50S ribosomal protein L31, translating to MPKKDIQPKYFEEAKFICTTCANEFICGTTKREEMRIDVCSNCHPFFSGAQNFANTTGRVEQFKSKFARKEAINATAQKNSEDQKSKNKENK from the coding sequence ATGCCAAAAAAAGATATTCAACCAAAATACTTCGAGGAAGCAAAATTTATTTGTACAACATGTGCTAATGAATTCATTTGTGGAACTACAAAAAGAGAAGAAATGAGAATTGACGTTTGTTCAAATTGTCACCCATTCTTTTCAGGTGCACAAAACTTTGCAAACACTACAGGTCGTGTTGAACAATTTAAATCAAAATTTGCTAGAAAAGAAGCTATTAACGCAACTGCTCAAAAAAATTCTGAAGATCAAAAATCAAAAAACAAAGAAAATAAATAA
- the prmC gene encoding peptide chain release factor N(5)-glutamine methyltransferase: MNNANIKIALDFLLENSKIGKSDAIEIISFITKIEYSEVLFSQEKVLNKKQFKKIIKISKKLAKGKPLAYILGYKIFRTHKILVNKNTLIPRMETELIVDYVNEFINSQNEKISVLDLCCGSGCIGISIAIENKDKMENVTFSDISKKALNITSKNIENNNLVNWTKVVKSDFLNSIIKQQNKFNILVCNPPYIDFNDVDVDKMTKKYEPKLALFAKDNGLFFYKEAIKNIDKFMDITKNILIVFEIGWKQEKELDVFLKQELGLKYKWKFEKDYFNNLRYLILTK; the protein is encoded by the coding sequence ATGAATAATGCAAATATAAAAATTGCTTTAGATTTTCTTTTAGAAAATAGTAAAATTGGAAAATCGGATGCTATTGAAATTATTTCATTTATTACAAAAATTGAATACTCAGAAGTTTTATTTTCACAAGAAAAAGTTTTAAATAAAAAACAATTTAAAAAAATAATCAAAATTTCTAAAAAGTTAGCTAAAGGGAAACCTTTAGCTTATATTTTAGGATACAAAATTTTTAGGACTCATAAAATTTTAGTAAATAAAAATACTTTAATACCAAGAATGGAAACTGAACTTATTGTTGATTATGTTAATGAATTTATCAATTCTCAAAATGAAAAAATTTCAGTATTAGATCTTTGTTGTGGTTCGGGTTGTATAGGAATTTCTATAGCTATAGAAAACAAAGATAAAATGGAAAATGTTACATTCTCAGATATTTCTAAAAAAGCGTTAAATATAACTAGTAAAAATATTGAAAATAATAATTTAGTAAATTGAACAAAAGTTGTTAAAAGTGATTTTTTAAATTCTATTATAAAACAACAAAATAAATTTAACATTCTTGTTTGTAACCCACCATATATTGATTTTAATGATGTTGATGTAGATAAAATGACAAAAAAATATGAACCAAAATTAGCACTTTTCGCAAAAGATAATGGATTGTTTTTTTATAAGGAAGCAATTAAAAATATTGATAAATTTATGGATATTACAAAAAATATACTAATTGTTTTTGAAATAGGGTGAAAACAAGAAAAAGAGCTAGATGTCTTTTTAAAACAAGAATTAGGTTTAAAATATAAATGAAAGTTTGAAAAAGATTATTTTAATAATTTAAGATATTTAATACTTACTAAGTAG
- a CDS encoding polypeptide chain release factor methylase codes for MEKKIEFKSKFRLNFAIKDKVASVQEKNAHLYKVAIFSMFIFSVLMIPTYIFSWIVFSDINLKIYFDNWNALSEFLRLPSKFEILTPVYIGWGFFIATLIGFTLLKPFLTAAGVNNKFKTSFWIFVISFGIIAALMSSIAQYEFAKFQEFFTFESLIGQIDNQYVKSVPGVISEISKQFTANKDQAYKWASEDSIWWILFIQIIAIFMLSLSIQNAVIVEAESLNINKYIDYISNRKKELSQNRMKSFLAKIFKNSDKNISNWTMFAAACILLPQFVYVITISFDTTKTSILTRTVHVLPELLKRYGIDEGLSQTSFSEILKYEKNYFVYCSLPIIGLGTTMATFMYFISVSIRGENKSQNLFITQYFIIYANLVLITCLNIVSKVQVGNLVEAWNLQSENGVTAGNAFINAIKGIIGNDSDYEVIEKAYNLNLIDGHVGFLWEKTVNVIAESIILFGILISSFLIIGFNIMKTTIFKKRVGAQILFSEILAKRRKGNKNVK; via the coding sequence ATGGAAAAAAAGATTGAATTTAAAAGTAAATTCAGACTGAACTTTGCAATAAAAGACAAAGTTGCTTCTGTTCAAGAAAAAAATGCACACTTGTATAAGGTTGCTATTTTTAGTATGTTTATTTTTTCAGTTTTAATGATTCCTACGTATATATTTAGTTGAATAGTTTTTTCAGACATTAATTTAAAAATTTATTTTGATAATTGAAATGCGCTTTCAGAATTTCTTAGACTTCCATCTAAATTTGAAATTTTAACACCTGTTTACATAGGGTGAGGCTTTTTCATTGCAACATTAATTGGCTTTACTTTATTAAAACCTTTTCTAACTGCTGCTGGTGTAAATAACAAGTTTAAAACAAGTTTTTGAATATTTGTTATTTCTTTCGGAATTATTGCTGCTCTTATGTCTTCAATAGCTCAGTATGAGTTTGCTAAATTTCAAGAGTTTTTTACATTTGAGTCATTAATAGGACAAATTGATAATCAATATGTTAAGTCTGTTCCAGGTGTTATAAGCGAAATTTCTAAACAGTTTACTGCAAATAAAGATCAAGCGTATAAGTGAGCATCTGAAGATTCTATTTGATGAATACTATTTATTCAAATAATTGCAATTTTTATGCTTTCATTAAGTATTCAAAATGCAGTAATAGTAGAAGCGGAAAGTTTAAATATTAATAAATATATTGACTATATTAGTAATAGAAAAAAAGAATTAAGTCAAAATAGAATGAAATCATTTTTAGCAAAAATATTTAAAAATTCTGACAAGAACATTTCAAATTGGACAATGTTTGCTGCAGCATGTATTCTTTTACCTCAGTTTGTCTATGTTATAACAATTTCTTTTGACACAACAAAAACTTCTATATTAACAAGAACAGTTCATGTCTTACCAGAGTTATTAAAAAGATATGGAATTGATGAAGGGCTTTCTCAAACAAGTTTTTCAGAAATTTTAAAATATGAAAAAAATTATTTTGTATATTGCTCGCTTCCAATAATAGGATTAGGTACAACTATGGCAACTTTTATGTACTTTATCTCAGTATCAATTAGAGGAGAAAATAAATCGCAAAATTTATTCATTACTCAGTACTTCATTATATATGCGAACTTAGTTTTAATCACGTGTTTAAATATAGTATCAAAAGTACAGGTTGGTAATTTAGTAGAAGCTTGAAATTTACAAAGTGAAAATGGTGTAACTGCAGGTAATGCTTTCATAAACGCAATAAAAGGAATTATTGGCAATGATAGTGATTATGAAGTTATTGAAAAAGCTTACAATTTAAATTTAATTGATGGTCATGTAGGTTTTTTATGAGAAAAAACAGTTAATGTTATTGCAGAATCTATAATTTTATTTGGAATATTAATCTCTTCATTTTTAATAATTGGATTTAATATTATGAAAACAACTATATTTAAAAAGAGAGTTGGTGCTCAAATTTTATTTTCAGAAATTTTAGCTAAAAGAAGAAAAGGGAATAAAAATGTTAAGTAA